One region of Oryzias latipes chromosome 6, ASM223467v1 genomic DNA includes:
- the phrf1 gene encoding PHD and RING finger domain-containing protein 1 isoform X1: MDEDDSQDEQINCSSTRHRGGKRAALWTISDDSDDAEAEPENEESDSGDEEHDDPVNGDDEDDDDDDDDDGDDGDEEEDAKPHDGGGVSAGFTGISSDEDSEKCPICLNTFSEQPVATPENCEHYFCFDCILEWTKNANSCPVDRTTFNSIYIRKCYGGKVKKMVTVQKPAQKSQEDAVDLDLEQTNCEVCGGSDREDRLLLCDGCDAGYHMECLTPPLDSVPVEEWFCPECEATNQSSRHSAEDLSDRGGVPSAARPATSRALPRALGPTRAIARTQQSERVRANVNRHRISQARSAQLAPTYLMQSTWLDETINAVVAGLNTAVYVRDVAPRVASRRRQTLKRRKVKQRKTSAAGKMSSTGVQRRKRRSRKPKSKKKLTHKNSADPRSRIASNLGMVKDRNSSSLPTVYRPSESTLSSMRADIGAASLSIYGDPFDLDPFVDQENHQQQGQVSSLLAARRRGLSRSALRSHRPVARPVPAPLPRGPDVSQTEAASVPDLLGSILTGQSILLMDSSDVIINRDGSLKAAKPGLSSAVTASGLESWSDANTLIKEEDPSEHNDGRLPEDFCSSTNSPTAHRSTNLPSFTASQSALSFTAASSDLLSGGTPGFLPPQPIKSGPLKSSENSGVDFAAPSQAHATKAAVKPMWVDVSELPRIPRIKRESRVGPDDGPAGILRAGMNRPSGDKGRNQSEDQQKDVWTHRHRSKGDAFCSSFSSSASQPQRAPSLSSSSAVSFRINSSGNSWHARKLNMGCSSGEKLEDVQRRKEDQAKKRLLIRDKRMLLASHSRTSRGQESNIYDPCNPTTSDSGGSADEAEGRSLDCSREGPSWGDGEEWRLSLPNAVQEKTGSSQRSRLHKVPFSDGPPKMKEEPHSAKLDEAMENSGDLDFTKKEEKSKRFSGPPSRCSDSYQDSPKASLDAARRGSAPSSGPQSSMAPKSQKPQSAWRTDHGDTHKDKTRGGHSSAGSPPSNPSDRNPQKRRQFASLSKDSQRNSPSRSASSSSRKKSHERQSRNRNDGRQNQPAPSHRRYGPPSPTSSSGPKPERSESLLTPRERGGEYVQEKHPPLTCKERGGDGRRCRSEDRSTRKDCASSSRESLQRQAKDPSHRDVQLQDYHQNPSPSCPLKNNCRDSGGEDTMKDISKDTKPENNLKKEKLRLNDPTKSEQVWTSSSVFDRNEANIQKNPAESSEPLGIKSDQSSPKLCPTPPAASLPDLLPGATGPQPGKQDVPDVPDSDLDVDLMLDCPDFVKQEEEEADSFRDEGEQVSAAAVPKTKTQVKRVTWNIQEPEGPQPEKSATTFLSAELALYKLKLKQEGVRRSSGMSQTSAQETRGAVTDSPKKEVVGSTSTPDATHSRDPPTQQGASSGGESLWSKDKYLQKLHMQERAVEEVKLAMKPFYQRRDVNKDEYKEILRKAVQKVCHSKSGEINPVKVGNLVKAYVDKYKHARKRQKEAVLGEQTEPIRAPDSP; this comes from the exons ATGGATGAAGATGACAGCCAGGACGAGCAGATCAACTGCAGCTCCACACGCCACCGAGGAGGGAAACGGGCCGCTctttggaccatctcag ATGACTCGGATGACGCGGAGGCGGAGCCTGAGAACGAAGAGTCTGACAGTGGAGATGAAGAACACGATGACCCGGTGAAtggagatgatgaagatgatg atgacgatgatgatgatgatggcgaTGATGgcgatgaggaggaggatgcaAAGCCccatgatggggggggggtgtctgctGGCTTCACTGGgatcagctcagatgaggactCAGAAAAATGTCCCATCTGCCTGAACACTTTCAGCGAGCAGCCTGTCGCCACGCCGGAAAACTGTGAGCACTATTTCTGCTTCGACTGCATCCTGGAATGGACCAAG AATGCAAACTCGTGTCCTGTAGACCGTACCACCTTCAACAGCATCTACATTAGAAAATGCTATGGAGGGAAGGTAAAGAAAATG GTAACGGTGCAAAAGCCTGCTCAGAAGAGCCAGGAAGACGCAGTAGATCTGGACCTGGAGCAAACCAACTGCGAGGTGTGTGGCGGCAGTGACCGGGAGGACCGCCTCCTGCTCTGCGATGGCTGTGATGCAGG ATATCACATGGAGTGCCTCACGCCCCCCCTGGACTCTGTCCCTGTAGAGGAATGGTTTTGTCCAGAGTGTGAAGCCACCAATCAGTCTTCAA GACATTCTGCAGAAGATCTGAGTGACCGGGGCGGCGTACCCTCTGCTGCGCGTCCAGCCACCAGTCGAGCTCTGCCTCGCGCTTTGGGACCCACCAGAGCCATCGCCCGGACTCAGCAGAGCGAGAGGGTTCGAGCCAATGTCAACCGCCATCGCATCTCACAGGCACGCTCTGCACAG CTGGCTCCTACATATCTGATGCAGTCCACTTGGTTGGACGAAACCATCAACGCCGTGGTGGCCGGGCTGAACACAGCTGTGTATGTTCGAGACGTCGCTCCTCGTGTGGCGTCCAGACGCAGACAGACCT TGAAACGCAGAAAGGTGAAACAGAGGAAGACGTCGGCAGCTGGAAAAATGAGCAGCACAGGAGTCCAGAGAAGAAAACGCAGGTCAAGAAAACCAAAATCCAAGAAAAAGCTG ACTCACAAAAATTCTGCCGATCCTCGAAGCCGGATTGCCAGTAACCTGGGAATGGTGAAGGACAGGAACAGCTCCTCCCTTCCCACCGTGTATCGGCCATCAGAGTCCACTCTGAGCAGCATGCGCGCCGACATCGGCGCTGCATCTCTGTCCATCTACGGAGATCCCTTCGACCTGGACCCCTTTGTGGATCA GGAGAACCACCAACAGCAAGGCCAGGTGTCCTCGCTGCTGGCGGCCCGGAGGCGGGGCCTGTCCCGGTCCGCTCTCCGCTCTCATCGTCCTGTTGCCCGTCCTGtccctgcccccctccccag AGGGCCGGACGTTTCTCAGACGGAAGCGGCTTCAGTTCCGGATCTTCTGGGAAGCATCCTGAcaggacagagcatccttctaaTGGACAGTTCTGATGTCATCATCAACCGGGACGGTTCTCTCAAAGCCGCAAAGCCAG ggctgTCATCAGCAGTGACAGCAAGTGGGCTGGAAAGCTGGAGCGATGCTAACACTCTCATCAAAGAAGAAGACCCATCTGAACACAATGATGGACGTCTACCAGAAGACTTCTGTAGCTCTACAAACAGCCCTACGGCCCACCGATCTACTAACCTTCCCTCCTTCACAGCTTCACAGAGCGCTCTGTCCTTCACAGCAGCTTCTTCTGATCTACTTTCTGGAGGAACTCCAGGTTTTCTGCCTCCACAGCCAATCAAATCAGGACCTTTAAAAAGCTCTGAGAACTCCGGTGTGGACTTTGCAGCTCCATCACAGGCCCATGCAACAAAAGCAGCTGTAAAGCCCATGTGGGTGGATGTGTCCGAGTTACCCAGAATCCCCAGAATTAAACGTGAGAGCCGTGTAGGACCTGATGACGGACCGGCTGGCATCCTCAGGGCTGGCATGAACCGCCCTTCAGGAGACAAAGGAAGGAACCAAAGTGAAGACCAACAGAAGGACGTTTGGACGCACAGACACAGGTCTAAAGGAGACGCCTTCTGCAGCTCCTTCTCCTCTTCTGCCAGCCAGCCACAGCGTGCCCCATCGCTGTCATCTTCATCAGCAGTGAGCTTTCGCATCAACTCCAGTGGAAACTCTTGGCATGCAAGAAAGCTCAACATGGGATGTTCTTCTGGAGAAAAGCTAGAAGATGTCCAGAGACGAAAGGAAGACCAAGCAAAAAAGAGACTTTTGATTCGAGACAAACGGATGCTGCTGGCGTCACACAGCcggaccagcagggggcaggaGAGTAACATCTATGATCCATGCAATCCCACCACGTCAGATTCAGGCGGCTCAGCTGATGAAGCTGAGGGCAGAAGTCTGGACTGCAGCAGGGAGGGCCCTTCTTGGGGAGATGGAGAGGAGTGGAGGCTAAGCCTCCCCAATGCTGTtcaggaaaagacaggaagttCCCAGAGGAGCAGATTACACAAAGTCCCTTTTTCAGATGGACCCCCCAAGATGAAAGAAGAACCACATTCAGCAAAGTTGGATGAGGCGATGGAAAACAGTGGGGACCTTGATTTCactaaaaaggaagaaaaaagcaaaaggtttTCTGGACCTCCAAGCCGTTGTTCCGATAGCTACCAGGATTCACCAAAAGCCAGCCTGGATGCTGCCAGGAGAGGGTCTGCACCTTCTTCAGGGCCCCAGAGCTCCATGGCACCCAAGAGCCAAAAGCCCCAATCAGCCTGGAGAACAGATCATGGAGACACCCACAAGGACAAGACCAGGGGGGGGCATTCATCAGCAGGCAGCCCACCGTCCAACCCCTCAGATCGGAATCCACAGAAGAGACGGCAGTTTGCTTCTCTGTCCAAAGACTCGCAGAGAAACAGTCCATCGCG GTCGGCTTCCAGCtccagcaggaaaaaaagccaCGAAAGGCAGAGCAGGAACAGAAACGATGGCCGACAGAACCAGCCAGCGCCAAGCCACAGAAGATACGGACCGCCCAGCCCAACGTCTTCATCTGGGCCTAAACCAGAACGTAGTGAATCTCTGTTAACGCCAAGAGAAAGGGGGGGAGAATACGTCCAAGAAAAACACCCCCCCCTGACCTGCAAAGAGCGAGGAGGAGACGGGAGGAGATGCCGGTCAGAAGACAGAAGCACACGGAAGGACTGCGCTTCATCCTCCAGAGAGTCTCTACAGAGACAAGCCAAGGACCCCTCCCACAGAGACGTCCAGCTTCAGGACTACCATCAGAATCCCTCACCTTCCTGCCCCCTCAAAAACAATTGCAGAGACTCTGGTGGGGAGGACACCATGAAAGATATTAGTAAAGACACGAAGCctgaaaacaacttaaaaaaggaaaagctgcgTTTGAATGATCCCACCAAGAGTGAACAGGTCTGGACCTCTTCCTCTGTGTTTGACAGAAATGAGGCAAATATCCAGAAGAACCCGGCGGAGTCATCTGAACCTCTTGGGATCAAATCTGATCAAAGTTCCCCAAAGTTGTGCCCCACACCTCCTGCCGCCTCTCTCCCTGATCTGCTGCCTGGAGCAACTGGACCTCAGCCTGGAAAGCAGGATGTTCCTGATGTTCCTGACTCTGACCTGGATGTGGATCTGATGCTGGACTGTCCTGATTTTGTGaagcaggaagaggaagaagcagATTCTTTTAGGGATGAAGGGGAGCaggtctctgctgctgcagtaCCAAAGACTAAGACTCAAGTGAAACGGGTTACCTGGAACATCCAGGAGCCCGAAGGGCCTCAGCCGGAGAAATCTGCCACTA cttttctttctgcagagcTGGCGCTTTATAAACTGAAACTGAAGCAGGAAGGAGTTCGCAGGTCCTCCGGGATGTCCCAGACCTCGGCTCAG GAGACCAGAGGGGCTGTTACGGACTCTCCCAAGAAGGAGGTTGTTGGTTCCACCTCTACTCCTGATGCTACTCATTCTAGAGATCCACCAACCCAGCAAGGAGCGTCCAGTGGAGGAGAGAGTTTGTGGAGCAAAGACAAA TATTTACAGAAGCTGCACATGCAGGAGAGAGCCGTAGAAGAAGTCAAGCTGGCCATGAAGCCTTTCTACCAGAGGAGGGACGTCAACAAAGACGAGTACAAGGAGATTCTGCGGAAAGCCGTCCAGAAG GTGTGTCACAGCAAGAGTGGGGAGATCAACCCGGTCAAAGTGGGAAACCTGGTCAAAGCTTATGTGGACAAATACAAACACGCACGGAAACGTCAAAAAGAGGCGGTGCTTGGGGAACAGACTGAGCCAATCAGAGCACCAGACAGTCCATGA
- the phrf1 gene encoding PHD and RING finger domain-containing protein 1 isoform X3, with product MDEDDSQDEQINCSSTRHRGGKRAALWTISDDSDDAEAEPENEESDSGDEEHDDPVNGDDEDDDDDDDDDGDDGDEEEDAKPHDGGGVSAGFTGISSDEDSEKCPICLNTFSEQPVATPENCEHYFCFDCILEWTKNANSCPVDRTTFNSIYIRKCYGGKVKKMVTVQKPAQKSQEDAVDLDLEQTNCEVCGGSDREDRLLLCDGCDAGYHMECLTPPLDSVPVEEWFCPECEATNQSSRHSAEDLSDRGGVPSAARPATSRALPRALGPTRAIARTQQSERVRANVNRHRISQARSAQLAPTYLMQSTWLDETINAVVAGLNTAVYVRDVAPRVASRRRQTLKRRKVKQRKTSAAGKMSSTGVQRRKRRSRKPKSKKKLTHKNSADPRSRIASNLGMVKDRNSSSLPTVYRPSESTLSSMRADIGAASLSIYGDPFDLDPFVDQENHQQQGQVSSLLAARRRGLSRSALRSHRPVARPVPAPLPRGPDVSQTEAASVPDLLGSILTGQSILLMDSSDVIINRDGSLKAAKPGLSSAVTASGLESWSDANTLIKEEDPSEHNDGRLPEDFCSSTNSPTAHRSTNLPSFTASQSALSFTAASSDLLSGGTPGFLPPQPIKSGPLKSSENSGVDFAAPSQAHATKAAVKPMWVDVSELPRIPRIKRESRVGPDDGPAGILRAGMNRPSGDKGRNQSEDQQKDVWTHRHRSKGDAFCSSFSSSASQPQRAPSLSSSSAVSFRINSSGNSWHARKLNMGCSSGEKLEDVQRRKEDQAKKRLLIRDKRMLLASHSRTSRGQESNIYDPCNPTTSDSGGSADEAEGRSLDCSREGPSWGDGEEWRLSLPNAVQEKTGSSQRSRLHKVPFSDGPPKMKEEPHSAKLDEAMENSGDLDFTKKEEKSKRFSGPPSRCSDSYQDSPKASLDAARRGSAPSSGPQSSMAPKSQKPQSAWRTDHGDTHKDKTRGGHSSAGSPPSNPSDRNPQKRRQFASLSKDSQRNSPSRSASSSSRKKSHERQSRNRNDGRQNQPAPSHRRYGPPSPTSSSGPKPERSESLLTPRERGGEYVQEKHPPLTCKERGGDGRRCRSEDRSTRKDCASSSRESLQRQAKDPSHRDVQLQDYHQNPSPSCPLKNNCRDSGGEDTMKDISKDTKPENNLKKEKLRLNDPTKSEQVWTSSSVFDRNEANIQKNPAESSEPLGIKSDQSSPKLCPTPPAASLPDLLPGATGPQPGKQDVPDVPDSDLDVDLMLDCPDFVKQEEEEADSFRDEGEQVSAAAVPKTKTQVKRVTWNIQEPEGPQPEKSATKLALYKLKLKQEGVRRSSGMSQTSAQETRGAVTDSPKKEVVGSTSTPDATHSRDPPTQQGASSGGESLWSKDKYLQKLHMQERAVEEVKLAMKPFYQRRDVNKDEYKEILRKAVQKVCHSKSGEINPVKVGNLVKAYVDKYKHARKRQKEAVLGEQTEPIRAPDSP from the exons ATGGATGAAGATGACAGCCAGGACGAGCAGATCAACTGCAGCTCCACACGCCACCGAGGAGGGAAACGGGCCGCTctttggaccatctcag ATGACTCGGATGACGCGGAGGCGGAGCCTGAGAACGAAGAGTCTGACAGTGGAGATGAAGAACACGATGACCCGGTGAAtggagatgatgaagatgatg atgacgatgatgatgatgatggcgaTGATGgcgatgaggaggaggatgcaAAGCCccatgatggggggggggtgtctgctGGCTTCACTGGgatcagctcagatgaggactCAGAAAAATGTCCCATCTGCCTGAACACTTTCAGCGAGCAGCCTGTCGCCACGCCGGAAAACTGTGAGCACTATTTCTGCTTCGACTGCATCCTGGAATGGACCAAG AATGCAAACTCGTGTCCTGTAGACCGTACCACCTTCAACAGCATCTACATTAGAAAATGCTATGGAGGGAAGGTAAAGAAAATG GTAACGGTGCAAAAGCCTGCTCAGAAGAGCCAGGAAGACGCAGTAGATCTGGACCTGGAGCAAACCAACTGCGAGGTGTGTGGCGGCAGTGACCGGGAGGACCGCCTCCTGCTCTGCGATGGCTGTGATGCAGG ATATCACATGGAGTGCCTCACGCCCCCCCTGGACTCTGTCCCTGTAGAGGAATGGTTTTGTCCAGAGTGTGAAGCCACCAATCAGTCTTCAA GACATTCTGCAGAAGATCTGAGTGACCGGGGCGGCGTACCCTCTGCTGCGCGTCCAGCCACCAGTCGAGCTCTGCCTCGCGCTTTGGGACCCACCAGAGCCATCGCCCGGACTCAGCAGAGCGAGAGGGTTCGAGCCAATGTCAACCGCCATCGCATCTCACAGGCACGCTCTGCACAG CTGGCTCCTACATATCTGATGCAGTCCACTTGGTTGGACGAAACCATCAACGCCGTGGTGGCCGGGCTGAACACAGCTGTGTATGTTCGAGACGTCGCTCCTCGTGTGGCGTCCAGACGCAGACAGACCT TGAAACGCAGAAAGGTGAAACAGAGGAAGACGTCGGCAGCTGGAAAAATGAGCAGCACAGGAGTCCAGAGAAGAAAACGCAGGTCAAGAAAACCAAAATCCAAGAAAAAGCTG ACTCACAAAAATTCTGCCGATCCTCGAAGCCGGATTGCCAGTAACCTGGGAATGGTGAAGGACAGGAACAGCTCCTCCCTTCCCACCGTGTATCGGCCATCAGAGTCCACTCTGAGCAGCATGCGCGCCGACATCGGCGCTGCATCTCTGTCCATCTACGGAGATCCCTTCGACCTGGACCCCTTTGTGGATCA GGAGAACCACCAACAGCAAGGCCAGGTGTCCTCGCTGCTGGCGGCCCGGAGGCGGGGCCTGTCCCGGTCCGCTCTCCGCTCTCATCGTCCTGTTGCCCGTCCTGtccctgcccccctccccag AGGGCCGGACGTTTCTCAGACGGAAGCGGCTTCAGTTCCGGATCTTCTGGGAAGCATCCTGAcaggacagagcatccttctaaTGGACAGTTCTGATGTCATCATCAACCGGGACGGTTCTCTCAAAGCCGCAAAGCCAG ggctgTCATCAGCAGTGACAGCAAGTGGGCTGGAAAGCTGGAGCGATGCTAACACTCTCATCAAAGAAGAAGACCCATCTGAACACAATGATGGACGTCTACCAGAAGACTTCTGTAGCTCTACAAACAGCCCTACGGCCCACCGATCTACTAACCTTCCCTCCTTCACAGCTTCACAGAGCGCTCTGTCCTTCACAGCAGCTTCTTCTGATCTACTTTCTGGAGGAACTCCAGGTTTTCTGCCTCCACAGCCAATCAAATCAGGACCTTTAAAAAGCTCTGAGAACTCCGGTGTGGACTTTGCAGCTCCATCACAGGCCCATGCAACAAAAGCAGCTGTAAAGCCCATGTGGGTGGATGTGTCCGAGTTACCCAGAATCCCCAGAATTAAACGTGAGAGCCGTGTAGGACCTGATGACGGACCGGCTGGCATCCTCAGGGCTGGCATGAACCGCCCTTCAGGAGACAAAGGAAGGAACCAAAGTGAAGACCAACAGAAGGACGTTTGGACGCACAGACACAGGTCTAAAGGAGACGCCTTCTGCAGCTCCTTCTCCTCTTCTGCCAGCCAGCCACAGCGTGCCCCATCGCTGTCATCTTCATCAGCAGTGAGCTTTCGCATCAACTCCAGTGGAAACTCTTGGCATGCAAGAAAGCTCAACATGGGATGTTCTTCTGGAGAAAAGCTAGAAGATGTCCAGAGACGAAAGGAAGACCAAGCAAAAAAGAGACTTTTGATTCGAGACAAACGGATGCTGCTGGCGTCACACAGCcggaccagcagggggcaggaGAGTAACATCTATGATCCATGCAATCCCACCACGTCAGATTCAGGCGGCTCAGCTGATGAAGCTGAGGGCAGAAGTCTGGACTGCAGCAGGGAGGGCCCTTCTTGGGGAGATGGAGAGGAGTGGAGGCTAAGCCTCCCCAATGCTGTtcaggaaaagacaggaagttCCCAGAGGAGCAGATTACACAAAGTCCCTTTTTCAGATGGACCCCCCAAGATGAAAGAAGAACCACATTCAGCAAAGTTGGATGAGGCGATGGAAAACAGTGGGGACCTTGATTTCactaaaaaggaagaaaaaagcaaaaggtttTCTGGACCTCCAAGCCGTTGTTCCGATAGCTACCAGGATTCACCAAAAGCCAGCCTGGATGCTGCCAGGAGAGGGTCTGCACCTTCTTCAGGGCCCCAGAGCTCCATGGCACCCAAGAGCCAAAAGCCCCAATCAGCCTGGAGAACAGATCATGGAGACACCCACAAGGACAAGACCAGGGGGGGGCATTCATCAGCAGGCAGCCCACCGTCCAACCCCTCAGATCGGAATCCACAGAAGAGACGGCAGTTTGCTTCTCTGTCCAAAGACTCGCAGAGAAACAGTCCATCGCG GTCGGCTTCCAGCtccagcaggaaaaaaagccaCGAAAGGCAGAGCAGGAACAGAAACGATGGCCGACAGAACCAGCCAGCGCCAAGCCACAGAAGATACGGACCGCCCAGCCCAACGTCTTCATCTGGGCCTAAACCAGAACGTAGTGAATCTCTGTTAACGCCAAGAGAAAGGGGGGGAGAATACGTCCAAGAAAAACACCCCCCCCTGACCTGCAAAGAGCGAGGAGGAGACGGGAGGAGATGCCGGTCAGAAGACAGAAGCACACGGAAGGACTGCGCTTCATCCTCCAGAGAGTCTCTACAGAGACAAGCCAAGGACCCCTCCCACAGAGACGTCCAGCTTCAGGACTACCATCAGAATCCCTCACCTTCCTGCCCCCTCAAAAACAATTGCAGAGACTCTGGTGGGGAGGACACCATGAAAGATATTAGTAAAGACACGAAGCctgaaaacaacttaaaaaaggaaaagctgcgTTTGAATGATCCCACCAAGAGTGAACAGGTCTGGACCTCTTCCTCTGTGTTTGACAGAAATGAGGCAAATATCCAGAAGAACCCGGCGGAGTCATCTGAACCTCTTGGGATCAAATCTGATCAAAGTTCCCCAAAGTTGTGCCCCACACCTCCTGCCGCCTCTCTCCCTGATCTGCTGCCTGGAGCAACTGGACCTCAGCCTGGAAAGCAGGATGTTCCTGATGTTCCTGACTCTGACCTGGATGTGGATCTGATGCTGGACTGTCCTGATTTTGTGaagcaggaagaggaagaagcagATTCTTTTAGGGATGAAGGGGAGCaggtctctgctgctgcagtaCCAAAGACTAAGACTCAAGTGAAACGGGTTACCTGGAACATCCAGGAGCCCGAAGGGCCTCAGCCGGAGAAATCTGCCACTA agcTGGCGCTTTATAAACTGAAACTGAAGCAGGAAGGAGTTCGCAGGTCCTCCGGGATGTCCCAGACCTCGGCTCAG GAGACCAGAGGGGCTGTTACGGACTCTCCCAAGAAGGAGGTTGTTGGTTCCACCTCTACTCCTGATGCTACTCATTCTAGAGATCCACCAACCCAGCAAGGAGCGTCCAGTGGAGGAGAGAGTTTGTGGAGCAAAGACAAA TATTTACAGAAGCTGCACATGCAGGAGAGAGCCGTAGAAGAAGTCAAGCTGGCCATGAAGCCTTTCTACCAGAGGAGGGACGTCAACAAAGACGAGTACAAGGAGATTCTGCGGAAAGCCGTCCAGAAG GTGTGTCACAGCAAGAGTGGGGAGATCAACCCGGTCAAAGTGGGAAACCTGGTCAAAGCTTATGTGGACAAATACAAACACGCACGGAAACGTCAAAAAGAGGCGGTGCTTGGGGAACAGACTGAGCCAATCAGAGCACCAGACAGTCCATGA